TTCCCGGTGCGATTCTATGGCCACACCCAGGGCCACCTCGACGCTGAAGGCCACTACCGCGTGACCTGGCGGGACACCCAGGATGTCTGGGCCATGGCCTTCGACACGCCCGTGGCCGGCTACCGCAACGGCAGCGTGAACACGCTGCGCTTGTGGTCCGCCAAATCCAGCCGAGAGTTCGATCTGGCCCGCTTCAACTCCGGCGAGTACGTGCGGGCGGTGGAGGACAAGACCGTCTCCGAGAACATCTCCAAGGTGCTCTATCCGGCTGACGATCAGAGCGCGGGGAAGGAACTGCGCCTGAAGCAGCAGTACTTCTTCGTATCGGCCACCCTGCAGGATGTGGTGCGCCGGTTCAAGAAGCGGCCCAGCTGGCAGTGGGAGGAATTGCCGGACAAGGTGGCCATCCAGATGAACGACACCCATCCGGCCCTGGTGGTGCCCGAGCTCATGCGGGTGCTGGTGGATCAGGAAGGGCTGGGCTGGGATCTGGCCTGGTCGCTCACCCAGCAGGTCTGCGCCTACACCAACCACACCATCCTCCCCGAGGCCATGGAAGTGTGGCCCATGGAGCTCTGGCGCCGGTTGCTGCCTCGCCATGTGGAAATCGTCGAAGAGATTGATCGTCGGTTCCGTCTGACGGTGCGCGAGCGTTATCCCTTCGATGACGCCAAGCTGCATCGCCTCGCCATCGTGGAGGATGGCCACAGCGTCCGCATGGCCAACCTCGCCATCGTGGGCAGCCACTCCGTCAACGGCGTCGCCCAGCTCCACACCGACATCCTGAAGGCCTCCACCTTCGCAGAAATGAATGAGCTGTTCCCGGGCCGCATCAACAACAAAACCAACGGCATCACGCCGCGGCGCTGGCTGCTGAAGTGCAACCCCGGCCTGGCCGCGCTGGTGACGGAGGCCATCGGTGAAGGTTGGATCAAGAACCTCGACGCCCTGCGGGGCCTGGAGCCCTTCGCCCAGAATGCAGCGTTCCGGGAGCGGTGGACGCGGGTCAAGCGCTCCAACAAGGAGGCTCTCGCCAGCTGGACCGAGCGGAATGAGGCCATCAGCCTCGATCCCAGTTTCCTCTTCGATGTGCAGGTGAAGCGCATCCACGAATACAAGCGGCAGCTGCTGAACCTGCTGCACGTGGCCACGCTCTGGAATCGCCTGCGGGATGGCATCGATACCGGCGCGCCCCGGGCCGTGCTCATCGGCGGCAAGGCCGCGCCCGCCTACTGGGCGGCCAAGCAGATCATCCACCTCACCCACGCCATGGCCCGGGCTATTCAGGCCGATCCGGCGGCGAGGGGACGCCTCAGCCTGGCCTTCCTGCCCAACTACCGCGTCTCCCTGGCGGAGGTGATCTTCCCGGCGGCGGAGCTGTCCGAGCAGATCTCCACGGCTGGCACCGAGGCTTCAGGCACCGGCAACATGAAGGCGGCGCTGAATGGCGCCCTCACCATCGGTACCCTCGATGGCGCCAACGTGGAGATCCGCGAAGAGGTGGGCGAGGCCAACCTCTTCATCTTCGGGCACACGGCAGAAGGCATCGTGCGCCTGCGGGACACGGGCTATCGGCCGCGCGACTGGGCCCAGGGCAACCCCGAACTGCGGCGCGCCATCGACACCATCAACGCCCTTGAAGGGGGCCTGTTCCAGCCTCTGGGTCAGGCCCTGCTGGACTCAGACCACTATTTTCACTGCGCGGATTACGCCGCCTACGTGGAGGCCCAGGAACGGGTCTCAGCCACCTATGCGGATCCGGCCGAATGGGCCCGAAAGTCCATCCTCTACGTGGCGGGCATGGGAAAATTCTCCATCGACCGCACGGTACGGGAATACGCTCGAGACATCTGGAATGCGCCCTTTGTACCGGTCCCGCTCACCTGATTCATCCTTTTGCAAGGAACGCCGCCATGTCGAACAGCATCCGCCGCATTGCCATTTCCACTGGTGGCGGCGACGCCCCCGGCCTCAATGCGGTGATTCGCGCCGTGGTCATCGCCGCGGCAAACCGGGGCTGGGAGTGCTACGGCATCCGCGAGGGGTTCAACGGCATTCTGTTTCCCGAACGCTTCGCCGAGGGCGGGCTCATGCGCCTGACGCGCGAACGTGTGCGGGGCATCGGCCACCTGGGCGGCACCATCCTGGGCACCACCAACAAGGGCAATCCGCTGCATTTCCCCATCAAGATGCCCGATGGCACGATGCGCGAAGTGGATCGCACGGATGAGATTCTCGAGTTCTTCGCTCGCAAGGAGCTGGATGCGCTGGTCTCCATCGGTGGCGACGGCTCCCTGACCATCGCCAACGTCCTGCATCAGAAGGGGCTCAAGGTGGTCGGCGTGCCCAAGACCATCGACAACGACCTCGACAAGACCGCCACCACCTTCGGCTTTGACACCGCCGTGGCCTTCGCCACGGAGTGCGTGGATCGCCTGCACAGCACCGCCGAGAGCCACCAGCGGGTGATGGTGGTGGAAATGATGGGTCGCTACGCGGGCTGGATCGCCCTGAATTCAGGGATTTCCGGCAGTGCCCACGCCATCCTCATTCCTGAAATTCCCTTCGACCTGGACAAGGTGGCAGCCAAGATCCGCCAGCGGGACCAGGAGGGGCGGATGTACTCCCTGGTGGTGGTGGCCGAGGGTGCCAATCCCACCCACGGCCATCGGGCCGTCATTGAGCAGGCGGGGGTGGGCCACGCCGAGCGGTTGGGGGGCATCGGCGAGTGGGTGGCCAAATCCCTGCAGGAGCTCACAGGCAAGGAATCCCGGGTGGTGGTGCTGGGGCACCTGCTGCGGGGCGGCAGCCCCACCAGCTTCGACCGCCTGGCGGCCCTGCGCTTCGGCGCTGCCGCCGTGCGAGCTCTGGACGAGGGCCACAGCGGCATCATGGTGGCCCTGGCCTTCCCGAACGTGAACTACGTGCCCCTGGAAGAGGTGGCGGGCCGCATGAAGGCCGTGCCGCTGGACTGCGACATCCTGCAGACAGGACGCGACTTGGGGATCTGTTTCGGCGATTCGTGATAGCCAGGGCGAAATTCCCTTTCGCAGGAATCCACCGGCTTGGATAGCCTGGGAGTTGGTCTATTCGGAGGATCCATGCCCGTCGTCAATCCCGCCCAGTACGTCAAGATGCTGGAAAAAGCGAAACAGGAGAAATTCGCCTATCCGGCCTTCAACGTCACCTCGACGGAGACCGCCAACGCCGTGCTGCTGGGCCTCAAGACCGCTGGCGCCGACGGCATCATCCAGGTGTCCACGGGTGGCGCTGAGTTCATCAGCGGCCTGGGCGTGAAGGACATGGCCAAGGGCGCCATCGCCCTGGCGGACTACGTCCACTACATGGCCCAGTACTACGATGTGAACGTGGCCCTGCACACGGACCACTGCCACCCCAAGTACCTCGATACCTTCGTGCTGCCCCTCATCGCGGAGACCGAGGCCCGCCGCGCCGCCGGGCGCCCGAACCTGTTCAACGCCCACATGTTCGACGGCTCCGAGCTGGGCCTCTCCGACAACATCGCCCGCTCGTCCGAACTGCTGAAACGCTGCGCCGCCAGTGAGATCATCCTCGAGGTGGAAATCGGCGTGGTGGGCGGCGAGGAAGATGGCCACGACACCAGCAACGTGGGCAAGGACAAGCTCTACACCACCCCCGAGGACATGGTGGCCACCCACTCGGCCCTGGCCCCCATCGGCCGCTACATGCTGGCGGCCACCTTCGGCAACGTGCACGGCGTCTACAAGCCGGGCAACGTGGTGCTGAAGCCCAGCATCCTCCGCGACGGCCAGGCCGCCATCGCCAAGGCCTGCGGCGGCGCCAGCTCCCTGCTGGTCTTCCACGGCGGCTCCGGCTCCAGCCTCGAGGAGATCCACGAGACGCTGGACTACGGCGTGGTGAAGATGAACATCGACACCGACACCCAGTACGCCTTCACCCGCGCCATCGCCGATCACATGTTCAAGAACTACGACGGCGTGCTGAAGGTCGATGGCGAGGTGGGCAATAAGAAGACCTACGACCCCCGCCCCTACATGAAGAAGGCCGAGCAGAGCATGGCCGACCGCGTCATCCGCGCCTGCAACGATCTGCGCAGCGCCGGCAAGACCATGGGCAAGATCTAAAAAAGGAATTCACCACCAAGACGCTAAGGCACCAAGAAGAGGACGGGATTCCCTCGTCTTTATCTTGGTGTCTTTGAGTCTTGGTGGTGATCTTTCGGAGTCAGCCCAGGTAGGCCGAAATGACTCGCTCATCGCGGCTCAGCTCGGCGGGCGTGCCTTCCACGGCGATGCGGCCGCGCTCCATGACGTAGGCGTAGTCGGCCACTTCCAGGGCGCTCTTGGCGAACTGCTCCACCAGGAGGAGGGTGATGCCCTCTTCCTTCAGGCGGCGGATGGTTCGGAAGACTTCCTGCACGATGACGGGTGCAAGGCCCATGGAGGGTTCGTCCAGCAGCATGACCTTGGGCTGGGCCATGAGGGCGCGGCCAATGGCCAGCATCTGCTGCTCGCCACCCGACAGGGTGCCCGCCGCCTGCCTGGCGCGGTCCCGCAGCCGCGGAAACAGGTCGTAGACCCGATCCAGGTCCGCCTTGGCCCTGCTCTGGAAGCCGAAGAAGCGGGGCAGGCGACCATAGGCACCCAGGAGCAGGTTGTCCTCCACCGACAGAGGGCCGAACACTTTGCGGCCCTCCGGCGCGTGCGCCAGGCCCAGGCGCGCGATGCGGGAGGCATCCAGACCCTGCACCTCTTTGCCATCCAGCAGCACCTTGCCGCGGCTGGGTTTGAGGCCGCCGGAGATGGCGCGCATGGTGGTGGTTTTGCCGGCGCCGTTGGCGCCGATGAGGGCCACGAGGGTGCCCTGCTTCACCGCCAGCGTGGTGCCAGTGAGCACTTCGCTGGCGCCGTAGCCCGCATGGAGATCTTCCACCTGCAGCATGGCTGGCTCCTTCATGCGGGCTCCGGCACAGGTGCGCCGGAAGGATCAGCTTCAGGAGGCTGGCCCAGGTAGGCCTCCACCACCCGAGGATTGCGTTTGACCTCATCAGGGCTGCCTTCCGCGATGACCTTGCCGCCATCCAGCACCGTGACGGTGTGGCAGAGCTCACTCACCACGTCCATGTGGTGCTCGATGAGGATGATGCTGATGCCGCGCGCGTGCACCCGCTTGATGATCTCGATGAGCTGCACCACGTCTGGATGCGCGAGACCTGCCGCGGGCTCATCCAGGATGAGCAGGTCGGGCTTGCGGGCCAGGGCCCGGGCCACCTCCAGGAAGCGCTGGGCGCCGTAGGTCAGATCCTTGGCCTTGGTGAGGGCCTGGTCCTTCAGGCCGATGCGATCCAGCAGGCAGAGGGCATCGGCCTGGGCGCGGCGCTCCTCCTTGCGGGCCAGGCCCAGCAGCACCAGGGGCAGGGGGCTGCGGTACACGCCCTTCAGCGCCACCATCACGTTTTCCAGGGCCGTGAGTTCTCCGAAGAGCTGCAGGTTCTGAAAAGTCCGTGCCACGCCCGACCGCGACACTCGGAAGAGACTCCCGGAGGGCAGGGCCTCGCCTCGCAGCAGGATGCGGCCCGAGCTGGGCGTGTAGAGCCCCGAAATGACGTTCACCACGGTGCTCTTGCCCGAACCGTTGGGCCCGATGAGGCCGTGGATGGTGCCGGAGCGGACGGTCATGGACAGGCCGTCCACGGCCTTCACGCCGCCGAAGTGGCGCCGGAGATCCTCCAACACCAGCAGGGGCGCGCCATCGGCTTCGTGGGGAGGCAGGATGGTTTCGATGTCCGAGGGTTCCGGAAGGGGCGCGTGAGGCACACGGAAGAGCTTGGCCAGGAAGAGGGCGAGGAAGCCCATGAGGCCTTCGGGTAGGCCCACGACGACCGAAAACAGCATCAGGGCGAAGATGGCTTTGCGCCAATCCTCGGTGTTCTCCACCAGCAGGCCGCCCGCCACCAGCAGGCCCATGGCCACCACCGGCGCCAGGGCCTGGAAGGGGCGCGTGGTCTTCTTCACCAGGCCCCGCAGGCCCGCGGCCAGGGCCAGCGCGAAGCCCGAAGCCGAGAAGATCTGGAAGAGGAGGCGGTTCGACAGCAGGTTGGGCAGGAGCACGATGACCGAAGCGCCCACGAAGGCGCCCCAGAGGCTCTTGCGGCCCCCCAGCACCACGCCTAGCAGCAGGATGATCATCAGGTCATAGGTGAAGCTCTGGGGCTGGAGATACTGGAAATTGAAGGCGTAGAGGCCGCCTGCGAGCTCACCCAGGCCCGAACCCAGCGCAAAGGCAGCCACCTTGTGCCGATAGGTGCCCACGCCCATGGCGTCGGTGGCGATGGGGCTGTCGCGCAGCGCCTCGAAGGCGCGGCCCCACTGGGACGAGAGCATGTTCCGCATGAGCATCCACACCAGGGCCAGCAGGGCCAGGCAAAGCCAGAAGAACAGCGGCGGGGTGAGCGTGTGGCCGAACACGGGCGGACGGCTGAGGCTGAGGCCCTGGGCGCCGCCGGTGAGGCTCTCCAGTTCGTTCAGGGCCGTGGTGCTGAGGGCCGCGAAGCTGAGGGTGGCCAAGGCGAACTGGGGGCCTTCGAGCCGCAGGGCAGGCAGGGCCAGCAGGCCTCCCAACTGCAGGCCCACGGCCATGGCCGCCAGCAGCGCCGGTCCCATGCCCAGGCCCAGCTTCGTGACCACGAGGCCCGCCGTGTAGGCGCCCAGGCCCAGGAAGGCCACATGCGCGAGGTTCACCTGGCCCAGGTAGCCCACGGTCACGTCGAGGCCGATGAGCAGGATGCCGTAGATGGCCAGCAGCGTGAGCAGGCCCAGGGCGTAAGGGTTCACCACCAGCAGCGGGATGGCGGCGAGGAAGGCGAAGGCAAGGAGCTCGGCGCCACGGAGGAGGAGCATTCTTTTCATCTCACACCTTCCGGATCACAGCTTTGCCGAACACGCCGGTAGGGCGTACGGCCAGGGCCAGAATCAGCAGCACCAGACCCGGGGCCTCACGCCAGCCGCTGCCCAGGTAGAAGCTGGCCAGGCTTTCCAGGGCCCCCAGGAACATGCCGATGAGCACCACGCCGAAGCCTGAATCGAGGCCCGCCACCACGGCCACGGAAAAGGCCTTGAGGATCAGTGCCGAGGCCATGGTGGGGCCCACGGTGGTGATGGGCGAGACCAGGATGCCGGCCAGG
This sequence is a window from Geothrix sp. PMB-07. Protein-coding genes within it:
- a CDS encoding glycogen/starch/alpha-glucan phosphorylase, with the protein product MPTQPRLIPTPQAGGLDAPHILEAFAHRMMYSIAKDQHTASDFDVYQALAFAVRDRVMERWFRTQSTYYHRDAKRVYYLSLEFLMGRALTNNVINLGAGDAYTEAMGQLGFRLEDIAEQEWDAGLGNGGLGRLAACILDAAATLELPFYGYGIRYEYGIFLQKIIDGRQVEFPDGWLRYGNPWEIQRPDAIFPVRFYGHTQGHLDAEGHYRVTWRDTQDVWAMAFDTPVAGYRNGSVNTLRLWSAKSSREFDLARFNSGEYVRAVEDKTVSENISKVLYPADDQSAGKELRLKQQYFFVSATLQDVVRRFKKRPSWQWEELPDKVAIQMNDTHPALVVPELMRVLVDQEGLGWDLAWSLTQQVCAYTNHTILPEAMEVWPMELWRRLLPRHVEIVEEIDRRFRLTVRERYPFDDAKLHRLAIVEDGHSVRMANLAIVGSHSVNGVAQLHTDILKASTFAEMNELFPGRINNKTNGITPRRWLLKCNPGLAALVTEAIGEGWIKNLDALRGLEPFAQNAAFRERWTRVKRSNKEALASWTERNEAISLDPSFLFDVQVKRIHEYKRQLLNLLHVATLWNRLRDGIDTGAPRAVLIGGKAAPAYWAAKQIIHLTHAMARAIQADPAARGRLSLAFLPNYRVSLAEVIFPAAELSEQISTAGTEASGTGNMKAALNGALTIGTLDGANVEIREEVGEANLFIFGHTAEGIVRLRDTGYRPRDWAQGNPELRRAIDTINALEGGLFQPLGQALLDSDHYFHCADYAAYVEAQERVSATYADPAEWARKSILYVAGMGKFSIDRTVREYARDIWNAPFVPVPLT
- a CDS encoding 6-phosphofructokinase, which codes for MSNSIRRIAISTGGGDAPGLNAVIRAVVIAAANRGWECYGIREGFNGILFPERFAEGGLMRLTRERVRGIGHLGGTILGTTNKGNPLHFPIKMPDGTMREVDRTDEILEFFARKELDALVSIGGDGSLTIANVLHQKGLKVVGVPKTIDNDLDKTATTFGFDTAVAFATECVDRLHSTAESHQRVMVVEMMGRYAGWIALNSGISGSAHAILIPEIPFDLDKVAAKIRQRDQEGRMYSLVVVAEGANPTHGHRAVIEQAGVGHAERLGGIGEWVAKSLQELTGKESRVVVLGHLLRGGSPTSFDRLAALRFGAAAVRALDEGHSGIMVALAFPNVNYVPLEEVAGRMKAVPLDCDILQTGRDLGICFGDS
- the fbaA gene encoding class II fructose-bisphosphate aldolase, with the protein product MPVVNPAQYVKMLEKAKQEKFAYPAFNVTSTETANAVLLGLKTAGADGIIQVSTGGAEFISGLGVKDMAKGAIALADYVHYMAQYYDVNVALHTDHCHPKYLDTFVLPLIAETEARRAAGRPNLFNAHMFDGSELGLSDNIARSSELLKRCAASEIILEVEIGVVGGEEDGHDTSNVGKDKLYTTPEDMVATHSALAPIGRYMLAATFGNVHGVYKPGNVVLKPSILRDGQAAIAKACGGASSLLVFHGGSGSSLEEIHETLDYGVVKMNIDTDTQYAFTRAIADHMFKNYDGVLKVDGEVGNKKTYDPRPYMKKAEQSMADRVIRACNDLRSAGKTMGKI
- a CDS encoding ABC transporter ATP-binding protein gives rise to the protein MLQVEDLHAGYGASEVLTGTTLAVKQGTLVALIGANGAGKTTTMRAISGGLKPSRGKVLLDGKEVQGLDASRIARLGLAHAPEGRKVFGPLSVEDNLLLGAYGRLPRFFGFQSRAKADLDRVYDLFPRLRDRARQAAGTLSGGEQQMLAIGRALMAQPKVMLLDEPSMGLAPVIVQEVFRTIRRLKEEGITLLLVEQFAKSALEVADYAYVMERGRIAVEGTPAELSRDERVISAYLG
- a CDS encoding branched-chain amino acid ABC transporter ATP-binding protein/permease, producing MKRMLLLRGAELLAFAFLAAIPLLVVNPYALGLLTLLAIYGILLIGLDVTVGYLGQVNLAHVAFLGLGAYTAGLVVTKLGLGMGPALLAAMAVGLQLGGLLALPALRLEGPQFALATLSFAALSTTALNELESLTGGAQGLSLSRPPVFGHTLTPPLFFWLCLALLALVWMLMRNMLSSQWGRAFEALRDSPIATDAMGVGTYRHKVAAFALGSGLGELAGGLYAFNFQYLQPQSFTYDLMIILLLGVVLGGRKSLWGAFVGASVIVLLPNLLSNRLLFQIFSASGFALALAAGLRGLVKKTTRPFQALAPVVAMGLLVAGGLLVENTEDWRKAIFALMLFSVVVGLPEGLMGFLALFLAKLFRVPHAPLPEPSDIETILPPHEADGAPLLVLEDLRRHFGGVKAVDGLSMTVRSGTIHGLIGPNGSGKSTVVNVISGLYTPSSGRILLRGEALPSGSLFRVSRSGVARTFQNLQLFGELTALENVMVALKGVYRSPLPLVLLGLARKEERRAQADALCLLDRIGLKDQALTKAKDLTYGAQRFLEVARALARKPDLLILDEPAAGLAHPDVVQLIEIIKRVHARGISIILIEHHMDVVSELCHTVTVLDGGKVIAEGSPDEVKRNPRVVEAYLGQPPEADPSGAPVPEPA